The proteins below come from a single Poecilia reticulata strain Guanapo linkage group LG5, Guppy_female_1.0+MT, whole genome shotgun sequence genomic window:
- the zpr1 gene encoding zinc finger protein ZPR1, giving the protein MSLISEENVRGGSVFRDLSADDEEWQPTEIESLCMNCYQNGTTRMLLTKIPFFKEIIVSSFSCAHCSWSNTEIQSAGRIQDQGVCYTLNVKTKQDLNREVVKADCAITRIPELDFEIPPFTQKGSLSTIEGLLDRAVAGLEQDQPARRAAEPQVAEKIEEFIQKLKRLKNVEHEFTLVIEDPSGNSFVENPLAPQKDEALTVTRFKRTAXQDEQLGIRPDDDQVEELAGNDLDAMRGEVLVFPTNCPECNAPASTNMKLVKIPHFKEVIIMATNCDSCGHRTNEVKSGGATEPLGTRITLHVTDASDMTRDVLKSETCSVLIPELEFELGMAALGGKFTTLEGLLQDIKDLTVSKNPFXCGDSSSTDRVEKLKEFGEKIEKILAGEMKVHVVLDDPAGNSYMQNVYAPEEDPEMTVEKYTRTFDQNEELGLNDMKTENYQEEN; this is encoded by the coding sequence ATGTCACTTATTTCAGAGGAAAATGTTCGCGGTGGAAGCGTTTTTAGGGACCTTAGTGCGGACGACGAAGAGTGGCAGCCCACCGAGATAGAGAGCTTGTGTATGAACTGCTACCAAAACGGCACGACCCGCATGCTCCTCACTAAAATCCCCTTCTTCAAAGAAATCATCGTCAGCTCCTTCAGCTGCGCTCACTGCAGCTGGTCCAACACCGAGATCCAGTCTGCGGGCCGAATCCAGGACCAGGGGGTCTGTTACACGCTCAACGTCAAAACAAAGCAGGACTTGAACCGGGAGGTTGTGAAGGCGGACTGTGCGATCACCAGGATCCCTGAGCTGGATTTCGAAATACCTCCTTTTACCCAGAAAGGCTCGCTTTCTACCATCGAGGGGTTGTTGGACCGAGCGGTAGCCGGGCTGGAGCAGGACCAGCCCGCCAGACGGGCTGCCGAACCGCAGGTGGCGGAGAAAATAGAGGAGTTCATCCAGAAGCTGAAGAGGCTCAAAAATGTTGAACACGAATTCACGCTGGTGATTGAGGATCCATCGGGGAACAGTTTTGTGGAAAATCCTCTGGCGCCTCAAAAGGACGAGGCTCTGACAGTGACCCGGTTCAAGAGGACCGCCCWGCAGGACGAGCAGCTGGGAATACGGCCTGATGATGACCAGGTGGAGGAGCTTGCAGGGAACGACCTGGACGCTATGAGAGGAGAAGTCCTGGTGTTCCCCACAAACTGCCCGGAGTGCAACGCGCCAGCCTCCACCAACATGAAGCTGGTCAAGATCCCTCACTTCAAGGAGGTCATCATCATGGCCACCAACTGTGACAGCTGTGGCCACCGGACCAAYGAGGTCAAATCCGGTGGAGCTACGGAGCCGCTTGGCACCAGGATCACGCTGCACGTCACTGACGCTTCAGACATGACCAGAGACGTGCTCAAGTCAGAGACCTGCTCTGTCCTCATCCCGGAGCTGGAGTTTGAGCTGGGAATGGCAGCTCTGGGTGGGAAGTTCACCACGCTGGAGGGGCTGCTGCAAGACATTAAGGACCTGACTGTCTCCAAAAACCCCTTCRTCTGTGGCGACAGCAGCTCCACTGACCGGGTGGAGAAGCTGAAGGAGTTTGGGGAGAAGATAGAGAAGATCCTGGCAGGAGAAATGAAAGTGCACGTCGTCCTGGACGATCCAGCTGGGAACAGCTACATGCAGAATGTGTACGCTCCGGAGGAGGACCCTGAGATGACCGTGGAGAAGTACACTCGCACATTCGATCAGAATGAAGAGTTGGGCCTAAACGACATGAAGACTGAAAATTatcaagaagaaaactga